The Candidatus Amarolinea dominans DNA segment TGCCATCTGCTGAGATGTCCCACTTGGTCGCCATGCCAGGGTTGAGCGCCGAGGTCACTTCCTCGAGACGGGTCAGGCCGACGGTCGTGGAATCCACCACCTGCACGGACGACGTATCGCTCGAAAGGGCCGGGTCAATCGTCGGCACATCGCCGGCGCCGAAGTTCTGACGCAGAACCTTGGGGCCTACCGGCGGGACTGCCGTCACTTCCACAACCACCGTCTTCTCGACCACCACCGTCTTCTCGACTACCTTGGTGACCTCAACCACGACGGTTTCCTTGGCCGGTGTCGGTGCAGCGCCGCCGCAAGCCGACAGAACTAAACTAGCAATAACCAGGACTGCGAGCAAAACAGTCCGCTTTGTCGAACGCATGAGTATCTCCTCCTAAAAGGGTGTACAGAAATTGTCGCGTTCACGACCATTTGTCGTGAAGCGCGTTGTGCCACCTTCTACGCAGCGTGCCAGGCCGTATGCAGTAGCAAACGAATCATCGAGCCTCAATCACCCCCCTTCATCCATAAAATATACGGCAGTCACAGGCGCGATCTGTAAATTCGGGCGCCTGCAAGACGTTACGTCTTTCTTCGCCAACCTGCGCCGGCCCAGGGGCACAGCCGGAGCAGCATGACGACCGCAATGAGCGCCTATCCCAAAAACCGCTCTGGCCGGTCCACGGCAGCTACTGCGGATAGGCTTCTAGTAGAGATGGCAGGCCGTGAAATGGTCGCTGCCGACGCTCTTGAACTCCGGCTCCACCTGGCGACAAATATCCATGACCCGCGGACAGCGGGTGGAGAAGTAGCAGCCCGGAGGTGGGTTAGCCGGGCTGGGCACATCCCCCTTCAGAATGATGCGTTTACGTGTTTGCTCGGCCTGGGGGTCCGGGATCGGCACAGCCGACAGAAGGGCCTGGGTGTATGGATGCAGCGGGTTGCGATACAACTCGACGCGTTCGGTCAGTTCCACAATCTTGCCCAGGTACATGACGGCCACCCGATTACTGATGTGGCGCACCATCGAGAGGTCATGGGCAATGAACAGATAGGTCAGGTTGAACTTGGCCTGCAGGTCTTCCAACAAATTGACGATCTGCGCCTGAATCGAAACGTCCAACGCGGAAATCGGTTCGTCACAGACGATGAACTGTGGGTTGATGGCCAGGGCACGGGCAATGCCGATGCGCTGGCGCTGGCCGCCCGAAAACTCGTGCGGATAGCGATTGATGAAATACGGATTGAGGCCCACGATCTGCAACAGTTCTTGCACACGGTTGCGGCGGCTCTGCTTGTCGCCAACGTTATGTACATCCAGCGGTTCACCCACGATGCTGCCCACGGTCATACGTGGATTCAACGAGGCATAGGGATCTTGGAAGATCATCTGCATTTGGCGGCGCTGGCGACGCAGGTCTTCACCCTTGAGGGCAGTCAGGTCCTTGTCTTCGAAGAAGACATGGCCGGCCGTGGGGCGGTAGAGCTGCAAAATCGAGCGTCCGGTGGTTGACTTGCCGCAGCCGCTTTCGCCGACCAGGCCCAGGGTTTCCCCGCGCTTGATGTTAAAGTTCAAACCGTCAACCGCCTTGATGGCGCCGACCTGTTTCTGAAAGATGATCCCCTGGGTAATGGGGAAGTGCATCTTCAGGCCATCCACGCGCAGGATATAGTCGTCGGACTTTACTGAACCGTTCGTACTCATGACCGCGCTCCTCCTGTGGTGACGTCTACCCAGCAGGCCGCCTTGTGTCCCGGACCAACCGGCGCCAGCAGCGGGTTATCTTCCTCGCATTTGCCAATCTTATATTCGCAGCGGGCCGCAAACGGGCACCCCTTTGGCAGCGCAATCAAGTCTGGTGGGAAACCTTCGATAGACTTCAGGCGCACCGGCTTGTCTTCGTCCAGGCGGGGCAATGACCCGAGCAGACCCAACGTGTAAGGGTGGCGCGGGTTGTGGTACAGCTCACGCACAGCCGCCTCTTCGACGATGAATCCGGCATACATCACGAGCACGCGCTCAGCCATGCCGGCCACCACGCCCAAGTCGTGGGTGATCCAAATGACCGCCATGCCGATCTTATCTTTGAGGCTCTGCACCAGGTCAACGATTTGGGCCTGAATCGTCACATCCAGGGCGGTAGTCGGTTCATCAGCGATGAGCAACTGCGGGTTGCACGACAAGCCCATGGCGATCATCACACGCTGGCGCATGCCGCCCGAGAACTGGTGCGGGTAGTCGTCGAGACGATCGGCTGCGGCCGGAATACCGACCAGCTCCAAAAGCTCCACGCTGCGCTTACGCGCCTGCTCTTTGTTCATGCCGAGGTGCAGGATGAGCGTCTCGCTGATCTGAAAGCCGATGGTGAGCACGGGGTTGAGCGAGGTCATCGGATCCTGAAAGATCATGGCGATGCGATTGCCGCGAATCTGCCTCAGCTCATCCGGATCCAGCTTCAACAGGTCACGGCCATCAAAAATGACCTCACCAGCCACAACCTTACCGGGCGGCGAGGGAATGAGCCGGGTCAACGACATGACGCCGACGCTCTTGCCACAGCCGCTTTCGCCGACGATGGCCAGGGTTTCCCCTTCATTGAGTGAATAAGAGATGCCATTGACAGCATTGACTACGCCATCTTTTGTGAAGAACTGAGTGCGCAGTCCACGAACATCAAGCAGGACTCCCATGGGCGCCTCCCTGGCTGGGCGTGATCGAAGGATGAACAATGAACGGAATGGACAACTTTGAGTTTAGCACATCAACTGGCACTTGTCAAAGTGTCTGCTGCAACGCGAAGCGCCCTTTACTGCTTCTTCACGGCATCTTAATCTTCCGATTCCTCCGCCAGGGGCAGTTCAACAGCAACGGGGGCGCCCACGCCGATCTCGCTGCTGTTGTGCAGGCGGCCGCCGTGCGGCGCACGCGCTCATGGGACTCTCTGTGCTCGGTGACGTCGCGTCCCACCGACTGAATTTCAAGCAGGCGCCCCCCGTGATCGGGGATGGCGTGATCGGTCCGATGTTGCCAATGCGCGCCGGCGTCGGGGGTAAGCACACGATGTTCAACTGCACTGGTTTACGCATCGCGTCACAGGTGCGGCCAAATCTGCACGGCGGATACGATCTATATCATACCGGCGCGCCAGGGCGGCAAGTACAAACTCACATTGCCGCGCTCGACCTTTCCCGCCAATCCGCTCTTCAGAAATTGCCCGCCTGGGTCACTCCAGGGCGCCGGGGCGCCCCCCTGATGGTATCTTTTCAATAATCCGGGGGAACCCGGGGTAGGGGCATGGCCTTGCGCCTGCCCGCGTGGGCGACCGCAAGGGTGCGCCCCTACAAGATACATGAAAAGGAGGCACTGCATGCAAGCTTCGTCGCCCGTCAGTGCGCCGGCCCCGCCAGGGCTGGCCGAACGCCTGGCGCAACGTGGTATCAGTCGGCGCCAGTTTCTCAAATTCTGCGGCGCCATGGCCGGGGCGTTGGCGTTGCCGCCCCGCTTCGCGCCACGCATCGCCAGCGCCCTGGCTGCAGCCCCCCGCGTCGCGGTCGTCTGGCTGGAATTTCAGGACTGCGCTGGCAACACCGAGTCCTTCCTGCGCGCCAGCGACCCCACCGTGACCGAAATCGTCCTGAAACTCCTGTCGGTCAACTACCACGAGACCATCATGGCGCCGGCCGGCCGTATGGCCGAGAAATCGCTCATGGACACCCTCCATAATAGCCTTCAGATGCCCGGACAATTCATCGCCGTGGTCGAAGGCGCCATCCCCCTGAAGGACGGCGGCGTCTACTGCACCGTGGCCGGGCAGACCGGCGCGCTCAGTCGTATGGGCGTGGGCGCGATCGTCATGTGGGGCTTCCTGATCCTCAGCGGCCGCGCGGGTGCGGCCCTCACGCTCAGCGGCACGCAATGGATATGGGTGCTCCTCACCTCCGTACTCCTCTCGGGCTATGTGTGGACATGGTATCGGGCGCTGCAAACCGCGCCGGCCACGGTCGTCACCAGTGTGTTGACCATCGGCGCCGTCCTCACGGTGGGCCTGAGCATCGTGCTCGAAGGCAAACCCACCACCGGCTTGCAGGTGGCCGGCTCCGCGCTGCTCATCAGCGGCTGTCTGCTGTTTCTCTGGCGACAACTGCGCGCCCTGCCCCGCGCCGAGGCCGCAGCGTGACGGTGGCGCTGTTGACGCCGCCTGCACGCCAAGTCCTACCCAACGGGGACAGCAGCGCCCGGCTGGATGGCCCCCAGGTCTTTGCGCGCTACTCGTTCATGCCCAATCAACTGGGCTACTGCGGCGCGGATGACCCTGGCGCGCTGTTCGACTATGCCGTCGCCGGTATGACCGACACCGGCTTGCGCCTGCTGCTCGGTTCGTTTCAGGGCGCAGTGCCCTACATGAAGCTGATCGCCCAGGGCAATCTGATTGCAGACCCCTTCGATCGCCGCGTGGTCGAAGCCTATTGGATCGGCAACGACTTGCTGAATCACGTCGAAGCACGGGCCTTGCACGCGTCCCTCCAGGCGCGCTTCGCCCGCCAGATGAGCCAAAAGACGCTGGAACTGGTGCTGGGCAAGGCGCCGGCCGGCGCCCGGCCCCACCACAGCTTCCACGTGATCGAAGTGTGCCCGCGCAACGGCTGGCCGCAGGCGCTGGGTTACATGGATAACTGCCGCATCAGTTGGGGGCAGGTGCAGGGCTTGGTTGGCGCCGAACTCCGGACCGCGACGCCGCCGCTCATCTTGCAGGACGGTCAACTCACCCTCGCCGCGCCGGTCATGCGCCAGGTGCTGCGCCAGATTGACGGGCGTGGTTTTACCGACCACGTGCAACCGGGCGACTGGATTTCGATTCATTGGGGTTGGGCGTGTCAAGCCCTGACCGCGGCGCAGGTGCGTCAGCTCGAATACTGGACGCAGTACCACCTGCGCCTTGCCAACCAGACGTTGTAGGTAACTGCTCAGGCGGCCCCCCTGCCCCCCAATCCTGGGGGAGCCGAATGCTTTTCCCCCCAGGATTGGGGGGCAGGGGGGCACTCCGGGCGCTATCGAGACCATTCTCACTGCCTGGCTGAGCAGTTACCGTTATAGGCTCCCTTCAATCAGTTTTTGACCATCCGGGTCAGGCTCTTATCGTAACTGCTGGGTCTGCCTGGAATTCAGACAGGATTCACAGGATTGACAGGATATTCGAACTCTCGTGGCGGTAGTTTTGCACACCACAGAGCAAGAATCCTGTTCATCCTGTTCATCCTGTCAAATCAACTTGCAGGGTGAGCAGTTACCAGACGGAGCCAAAGCCAGATGACAACAACCATCACGGTGGCACAGCCCATCCTCAGCGCCAACGACGCAGTTGCGGCCGCCAACCGCGCGGCCTTCGACGCGGCCGGGGTCACGGTCTTCAACCTGATGGCCTCACCAGGCGCGGGCAAAACCAGCTTCATCCTGGCAACCGCCAGCCGTCTGCCGGCATTCTCCCCCTACCTCCGGCCCGGCGTCATCGAAGGCGACCTGGCGTCGCGCATTGACGCCGATCGCATCGCGGGTCAGGGCATCCCCGTGGTGCAAATCAACACCGGCGGCGGCTGTCATCTGGATGCGCCGATGATCCAGACCGCGCTGCCGGCGCTGCCCCTGCCTGACCTTGATCTGCTCTTCATCGAGAATGTGGGCAACCTGGTTTGTCCGGCCAACTTCGCGCTCGGCGCCCATGCCAACATCGTCATTGCCAGCGCGCCCGAAGGGCACGACAAGCCATACAAATACCCCGGCATGTTCGCCAGCGCCACGGTCGTCATCCTCAACAAGGCCGATCTGCTGGCCGTCTTCGATTTCGAGCTGGACTACTTCGGCCGCGGCCTGCAGATGGTCAATCCGGGCGTGCCGTTGTTCGTGCTTTCCTGTCGTAGCGGCGCCGGCTTCGAGCCGTGGATGCAGTGGCTGGCGTCGGCTGCGGCCGCCAACCGGGAGAGGAAATAGAGCCTTATGTGCCTCGGACTTCCAGGTCGCATCGTGACCATCGAGCCAAACCCGCTGGGCATGACCATGGGCGCGGTTGACTTTGCCGGCAACATTCAACGCATCTGCCTGGCCTACCTGCCTGAGGTGCAGGTGGGAGATTACGTGCTGGCAAACATCGGTTTCGCCACCGCACGCCTCAGCGCCGCCGAGGCGCAGGAGGTCACAACCTTCCTGTGCGATCTGGACGACCTAAATTCAGAGGCTGAGAGCTTGTAGTTCGGCCAATTTGCGTCTTGCGCCAAATGTGGCAGGCTAGTATAATGGTCGTCATGATGAGCACCAACCCACGCGCTACCGTAACGCCGCCAGCCACGTTCGTGATCATCCCCACCTACAACGAGGCCAACAACCTGCCTGCCATCGTGAGCGCCCTCTTTGCGCTGGCGATTGACAACCTGCACATTGTCATTGTAGACGACAACTCCCCTGATCGCACCGGCGATGTGGCCGAACGCCTGCGCCGGACCCATCCGCGTCATCTGCACGTCATGCACCGGCCAGGCAAGCTGGGTCTCGGCTCGGCCTACCGCGACGGCTTTCGCTTTGCCCTCGACCAGGGCGCAGACCTCATCATCCAGATGGACGCCGATTTCTCTCACTCCCCGACCTACCTCACCGAATTCCTGCGCCACATCCAGACCTGTGATGTAGTCGTCGGCTCACGCTACGTCGAGGGCGGCCGTCTCGATCGCAACTGGAGTTGGTGGCGCCATCTGCTCAGTTGGTGGGCCAACGCCATCTACGCCAGGATCATCCTGGGGCTGGGCGTCAAGGACGCCACCGCAGGCTTCAAGTGCTGGCGCCGCGCCACCCTGGAGGCCATCCTGGCCTACCCCATCCGCAGCAACGGCTACGTCTTCCAGGTCGAAATGGCCTACCTGGCGCAGCGCCTCGGTTTTCACACCCAGGAAATCCCCATCTACTTCGAGGACCGCCGCGCCGGCCGCTCCAAGATGTCCAACCGGATCAAGATCGAAGCCGCCTGGCGCACCTGGCTCCTGCGCTGGCGCTACCGCCAGGTTCGTCCCCTGGCCCGCCCCGCGCCGGCTCCGGCGCAATCCCCCAATGGCGCGCCCGGACGTTCATGAGACCGATCCTGGCCGCCTGGCTGCGCCGCTTGATCAGGGGGCCGGCGCTCATCCTCATCGTCCTGCCGCTCCTGTGGTTTGCGCCCGTCCTGTTCAGCAATCGCACCCTGCTGCCGGCCGACAACCTCTTCGATTTCGAGCCCTGGCGCAGCTTGGCCGCGACCTACGGCATCACCGCGCCGCACAACAGCCTGCTCAGCGACCTCCTCCTCGAAAATCTGCCCTGGAAGACCTTCATGCGCCAGGCCCTGGCCGAGCGCCAGCTCCCGCTCTGGAATCCGTACATCTTCAGCGGCGTGCCCTTCCTGGCGGCCGGCCAGCACTCCGCGCTCTACCCGCTGAGTCTGCTCTTCTACATCCTGCCGTTGCCGGCCGCCTACGGCTGGTTCACCGCGCTGCAGCTCGCCCTCACCGGCCTCAACGTCTACATCCTGGCACGCGTCTTCCAACGCTCGCGCCTGGCCGCAACCCTGGCCGGCATCGTCTTCGCCTTCAGCGCGTTCAGCATCGCCAGCGTCGTCTTCAGCATGATCCTGGCCGCCATCGCCTGGCTGCCCCTGCTCCTGGCAATCATCGAAAAGGTGATTCAGAAACAGGCTGAGAAAGGCAACGCGCCCTTCTCGCCCGTCCCCTACATCGTCGGCGGCGCGCTCGTGCTCGGCGTTCAAGTGCTGGCGGGTCACATCGAAATCACCTACTACACCCTGCTCGTGATGGCCCTCTTTGCCCTCTGGCGCCTGTGGACCTTGCAGCGCCTGCTGGCCGCCTGGCGCCCCGTGCTGCGCCTCGCCGCCTGGTTCGCCGTCATGACCGCGCTCGGCCTCGCGCTGGCCGCGGTCCAGCTCTGGCCCCTGGTCGAACTGGTCAGCAGCAGCTTTCGCGCAGGCTCCGCCTCCTACGACCAGGTGGTGGGCTGGGCCTGGCCCGTGCGCCAGTTCGTCACCTTCCTCCTGCCCGACTTCTTCGGCAACCCCTCCCATCACGGTTTCACCGACCTCTGGACGCGCGCCTGGCAGGCCACCCCCCCCATCTTCTGGGGCGTCAAGAACTACGTCGAAGGCGCCAACTACGTCGGCATTCTCACCCTGCTTCTGGCCGGCGTCGCCGTCTTGCTCCACGGCCGCCGCCCGCGTCGCGCCTCTCCGCCTCTCCCCCTCTCCGCCTCTCCGCCTCTCCCCCTCTCCCCCTCTCCCCCTCTCCGCCGCGCCACCGTCCTCTTCTTCGCCGTCCTGGCCCTGCTCGCCCTCGCCTTCGCCTTCGGCACGCCGCTCTACGCCATCCTCTTCTACGGCCTGCCCGGCTACCGTCAACTGCACTCCGCCTTCCGCTGGGTCTTCCCGCTCACCCTCAGCCTGGCCGTGCTGGCCGCGTTTGGCCTGGATGCGCTGCGGGCCGGCGCGGGCCGGCGTGGGCCGGCGCGGCTGGCCTGGCCCTTGATCCTGACCGGCGCTGCCCTCGCCGCGGCCGTCGGCCTCAGCCTGGTCTGGCCCGCGCCCTTCCTGGCCCTGGGCGCCGGCGTGCTCGCCCGTTCGGACCTGGCCCGCGTCGCGTTCAGCGATGGCGCCGCGTTCTGGAGCTACCAGGCGCCCGGTCTGCTCAAGCTGGCCCTGGCCCTGGCCGGCGCCGGCGCGGTCTTGCGCTGGAGTCAGCGGAATGAGAGGCCCGGACCCTTGAGCCGCGGCTGGCCGCTGCTGGCGGTGGCCCTGGTTGCGCTCGACCTCTGGCTGGCCACGGGGGCCTTCAACCCCGCGGTGGATCCAGCGCTGCTGGCGGTCGAGCCGCCGTCCGTCCGTTTCCTGCGGGAGCAGGCCGGCCAGGAGTTGGGGCGCATTACCACTTTCGAGGATGGCAGCACCTCCAAAACCCTCAACGCCAACCTGGGCTGGCTGCTGGGCCTGCAGGATGTGCGCGGCTACGACTCGATCATCCCCCGCCAGTATGTGCAGTACATGCAGGCCATCGAGCCGCAGGGTGGTCTGCTCTACAACCGCATCTCGCCCTTCTACGACCCGGCCTCGCTCACCGACCCGCGCACGCAT contains these protein-coding regions:
- the hypB gene encoding hydrogenase nickel incorporation protein HypB, translated to MTTTITVAQPILSANDAVAAANRAAFDAAGVTVFNLMASPGAGKTSFILATASRLPAFSPYLRPGVIEGDLASRIDADRIAGQGIPVVQINTGGGCHLDAPMIQTALPALPLPDLDLLFIENVGNLVCPANFALGAHANIVIASAPEGHDKPYKYPGMFASATVVILNKADLLAVFDFELDYFGRGLQMVNPGVPLFVLSCRSGAGFEPWMQWLASAAAANRERK
- a CDS encoding dipeptide ABC transporter ATP-binding protein, which encodes MSTNGSVKSDDYILRVDGLKMHFPITQGIIFQKQVGAIKAVDGLNFNIKRGETLGLVGESGCGKSTTGRSILQLYRPTAGHVFFEDKDLTALKGEDLRRQRRQMQMIFQDPYASLNPRMTVGSIVGEPLDVHNVGDKQSRRNRVQELLQIVGLNPYFINRYPHEFSGGQRQRIGIARALAINPQFIVCDEPISALDVSIQAQIVNLLEDLQAKFNLTYLFIAHDLSMVRHISNRVAVMYLGKIVELTERVELYRNPLHPYTQALLSAVPIPDPQAEQTRKRIILKGDVPSPANPPPGCYFSTRCPRVMDICRQVEPEFKSVGSDHFTACHLY
- a CDS encoding EamA family transporter is translated as MQASSPVSAPAPPGLAERLAQRGISRRQFLKFCGAMAGALALPPRFAPRIASALAAAPRVAVVWLEFQDCAGNTESFLRASDPTVTEIVLKLLSVNYHETIMAPAGRMAEKSLMDTLHNSLQMPGQFIAVVEGAIPLKDGGVYCTVAGQTGALSRMGVGAIVMWGFLILSGRAGAALTLSGTQWIWVLLTSVLLSGYVWTWYRALQTAPATVVTSVLTIGAVLTVGLSIVLEGKPTTGLQVAGSALLISGCLLFLWRQLRALPRAEAAA
- a CDS encoding polyprenol monophosphomannose synthase, whose product is MMSTNPRATVTPPATFVIIPTYNEANNLPAIVSALFALAIDNLHIVIVDDNSPDRTGDVAERLRRTHPRHLHVMHRPGKLGLGSAYRDGFRFALDQGADLIIQMDADFSHSPTYLTEFLRHIQTCDVVVGSRYVEGGRLDRNWSWWRHLLSWWANAIYARIILGLGVKDATAGFKCWRRATLEAILAYPIRSNGYVFQVEMAYLAQRLGFHTQEIPIYFEDRRAGRSKMSNRIKIEAAWRTWLLRWRYRQVRPLARPAPAPAQSPNGAPGRS
- a CDS encoding ABC transporter ATP-binding protein, which gives rise to MGVLLDVRGLRTQFFTKDGVVNAVNGISYSLNEGETLAIVGESGCGKSVGVMSLTRLIPSPPGKVVAGEVIFDGRDLLKLDPDELRQIRGNRIAMIFQDPMTSLNPVLTIGFQISETLILHLGMNKEQARKRSVELLELVGIPAAADRLDDYPHQFSGGMRQRVMIAMGLSCNPQLLIADEPTTALDVTIQAQIVDLVQSLKDKIGMAVIWITHDLGVVAGMAERVLVMYAGFIVEEAAVRELYHNPRHPYTLGLLGSLPRLDEDKPVRLKSIEGFPPDLIALPKGCPFAARCEYKIGKCEEDNPLLAPVGPGHKAACWVDVTTGGARS
- a CDS encoding HypC/HybG/HupF family hydrogenase formation chaperone, with protein sequence MCLGLPGRIVTIEPNPLGMTMGAVDFAGNIQRICLAYLPEVQVGDYVLANIGFATARLSAAEAQEVTTFLCDLDDLNSEAESL